Within the Flavobacterium sp. N502536 genome, the region TGGCTTTCTTTCGGCCTTTTTAGGAATCTCGCTCAAAAAAATTACCGAATATTACGAAGAAATTTTCTTTCATGAAGTCTCCGTAAATCCTGTTTTTTATATCATCTTCCCTGTCTTCGGATTATCTGTTATCTACTTTCTCCGACATTATTTGTTCAAGAAAAAAGAAAACAAGGGAATCAAAGAAGTTTTTGAAAGCACAAAATCAAGTTCCAAAAATTTACCTTCCTATAAAATTCCGTCCCACTTTATCAACGGTTTACTGACTGTTGCTTTTGGAGGCTCAACCGGAATCGAAGTCTCTACCGTAGTGGCCACTGCTACCATCGGATCTGTTGCACAGCAAAAAGAAAATGTATTTCGCAAATACAAAACCGAGCTTATCTGCGCAGGAGTTGCGGCAGGAGTTACCGCTTTATTTAGCAGCCCAATTGCGGGAATTTTATTTGCTTTAGAAGTAATCTCCAGAAAAGTAACCCGTGCTTTTGTTATTTCCAATATCATTGCCGTTTCAATTGCTTTTGGTTTACTTACCATTTTAAAAGAAGAGCCTTTATTCGCAGTCTCTATCACAACCTGGCATTTAAAAGCGATTCCGTATTTTATTCTTTTAGGAATTCTGGCCGGAATAAATTCGGTTTACCTCACCCGTTGTGTGCTGTTTTTTAAATCTCAATTCGGAA harbors:
- a CDS encoding chloride channel protein; the protein is MNKTARIKKNHQFIVLQKLVIVSVLIGFLSAFLGISLKKITEYYEEIFFHEVSVNPVFYIIFPVFGLSVIYFLRHYLFKKKENKGIKEVFESTKSSSKNLPSYKIPSHFINGLLTVAFGGSTGIEVSTVVATATIGSVAQQKENVFRKYKTELICAGVAAGVTALFSSPIAGILFALEVISRKVTRAFVISNIIAVSIAFGLLTILKEEPLFAVSITTWHLKAIPYFILLGILAGINSVYLTRCVLFFKSQFGKIDTHYYKILIGSVVLSVSLFIFPQLYGEGYHAIKGIFSNSAEIPLTLTLALTFIGILLLKPIVTSVTLASGGDGGVFAPSLFIGAFLGLLLASILNTFFQVHVIPVNFMIIGMAAVLSASIHAPFTAIFLVCGLTNDYTLFLPILVVCLISKYTAKTIYPYTVYSYTPAALK